In one Prosthecochloris aestuarii DSM 271 genomic region, the following are encoded:
- a CDS encoding NADP-dependent isocitrate dehydrogenase translates to MAKIIYTKIDEAPALATYSLLPIIQAFTSGTGVEVETRDISLAGRIIANFPDNLTPEQQIPDYLSELGELAKTKEANIIKLPNISASIPQLQAAIKELQSKGYNVPDYPEEPKNDAEKEIKVRYAKVLGSAVNPVLREGNSDRRAAASVKQYAQNNPHRLRAWESGSKASVAYMESGDFYETEKSATMNGADSVRIEYVDGDGNVTVLKDSLSLLDGEVIDTSIMNVRKLRDFYAAQIERSKNDDMLLSLHLKATMMKVSDPIMFGHAVLVFYKDVFDKHGDTFKALGVNVNNGLGDVYAKIQSLPEDKRAEIEADIQAVYPSRPALAMVDSDKGITNLHVPNDIIIDASMPVVIRDGGKMWGPDGELHDTTAMIPDRCYATMYQEMIEDCQKNGAYDVSTMGSVSNVGLMAQKAEEYGSHDKTFEAPGDGVIRVVDGSGKAMLEQVVETGDIYRMCQVKDAPIRDWVKLAVNRAKATGVPAVFWLDKERAHHVQLIEKVTAYLKEHDTEGLDIRIMSPVEAMRFSLERIRAGKDTISVTGNVLRDYLTDLFPILELGTSAKMLSIVPLMNGGGLFETGAGGSAPKHVQQFLKEGHLRWDSLGEMLALGVSLEHLAAAFKNDKAQVLADTVDQAVGQYLENRKSPSRKVNEIDNRGSHYYFALYWAQALAAQDKDQELKAKFAGIAESMAASEAAIIDELNAAQGSAVDVDGYFMPDDEKASQAMRPSATLNAIIDALK, encoded by the coding sequence ATCATTCAGGCATTTACCAGTGGTACCGGTGTTGAAGTTGAAACCCGTGATATCTCCCTTGCCGGACGAATTATCGCTAATTTTCCTGATAATCTGACCCCTGAACAGCAGATCCCTGATTATCTCTCCGAACTTGGCGAGCTTGCCAAGACCAAGGAGGCTAATATCATAAAACTTCCGAACATCAGCGCATCTATTCCTCAGCTGCAGGCTGCTATCAAGGAGCTTCAGTCGAAAGGTTACAATGTTCCTGACTATCCTGAAGAACCGAAAAACGATGCTGAAAAAGAGATCAAAGTCCGTTACGCCAAGGTTCTTGGCAGTGCGGTCAATCCGGTATTGCGTGAAGGCAACTCCGACAGGCGCGCAGCGGCTTCGGTCAAGCAGTATGCTCAGAACAATCCTCATCGTCTGAGAGCGTGGGAATCCGGCTCTAAAGCCAGTGTTGCGTATATGGAGAGCGGTGATTTTTACGAAACCGAAAAGTCGGCGACCATGAACGGTGCCGATAGTGTTCGTATCGAGTATGTTGACGGTGATGGTAACGTGACGGTGCTGAAAGACAGTCTTTCGCTTCTTGATGGTGAAGTGATCGATACCTCCATCATGAACGTTCGTAAGCTTCGCGATTTTTATGCGGCTCAGATTGAGCGGTCGAAAAATGATGATATGCTGCTTTCGCTGCACCTGAAAGCGACCATGATGAAGGTTTCTGACCCGATTATGTTCGGTCATGCTGTATTGGTTTTTTATAAGGATGTTTTTGACAAGCATGGCGACACATTCAAAGCTCTTGGCGTCAACGTGAATAACGGTCTTGGAGATGTTTACGCAAAGATCCAGTCTCTTCCTGAAGACAAGAGAGCTGAAATCGAAGCCGACATCCAGGCTGTCTACCCGAGCCGCCCGGCGCTTGCTATGGTTGATTCCGATAAAGGGATTACCAACCTTCATGTTCCCAACGATATCATCATCGATGCCTCAATGCCTGTCGTGATCCGTGACGGCGGCAAAATGTGGGGTCCTGATGGTGAACTGCATGATACAACGGCTATGATTCCTGATCGTTGTTATGCCACGATGTATCAGGAGATGATCGAAGATTGTCAGAAAAACGGTGCTTATGATGTTTCCACCATGGGCAGCGTTTCCAACGTCGGTCTGATGGCTCAGAAAGCAGAAGAGTACGGCTCTCATGACAAAACCTTCGAGGCTCCGGGTGATGGCGTCATTCGAGTGGTTGACGGATCCGGAAAGGCAATGCTTGAGCAGGTTGTCGAAACAGGCGATATTTACAGAATGTGCCAGGTTAAGGATGCTCCTATCCGCGACTGGGTGAAGCTTGCTGTGAACAGAGCAAAAGCCACCGGCGTACCGGCTGTGTTCTGGCTTGACAAAGAACGTGCTCATCACGTTCAGTTGATTGAAAAAGTCACAGCCTATCTGAAAGAGCACGATACCGAAGGACTCGATATCAGAATCATGTCTCCGGTAGAAGCGATGCGCTTCTCGCTGGAACGCATCAGAGCGGGTAAGGATACCATTTCGGTTACCGGTAACGTTCTCAGAGATTACCTGACTGATCTTTTCCCGATCCTTGAACTTGGCACCAGCGCCAAAATGCTTTCTATCGTTCCGCTGATGAACGGCGGCGGTCTGTTTGAGACCGGTGCAGGCGGTTCTGCTCCTAAACATGTTCAGCAGTTTCTTAAAGAGGGTCATCTGAGATGGGACTCACTGGGTGAAATGCTTGCTCTTGGCGTTTCTCTTGAACATCTTGCCGCGGCATTCAAGAACGATAAAGCCCAGGTTCTTGCTGACACGGTCGATCAGGCGGTCGGTCAGTATCTTGAAAACAGAAAGTCTCCTTCTCGGAAAGTTAACGAGATTGATAACCGTGGAAGCCACTACTATTTCGCACTTTATTGGGCACAGGCTCTTGCCGCACAGGACAAGGACCAGGAGCTCAAAGCGAAGTTTGCAGGTATTGCTGAATCGATGGCTGCCAGTGAGGCTGCTATCATCGATGAGCTGAACGCTGCACAGGGCAGCGCGGTCGATGTCGATGGCTATTTCATGCCTGACG